The Meles meles chromosome 12, mMelMel3.1 paternal haplotype, whole genome shotgun sequence genome includes a window with the following:
- the SCARF2 gene encoding scavenger receptor class F member 2 isoform X2, which translates to MEGAGPWGAGPARRRDAGRLPSPLLPPLLLLLLWLLPGSAAPQELNPRGRNVCRAPGSQEPACCAGWRQQGDECGVAVCEGNSTCSENEVCVRPGECRCRHGYFGANCDTKCPRQFWGPDCKELCICHPHGQCEDVTGQCTCHARRWGARCEHACQCQHGVCHPRSGACRCEPGWWGAQCASACYCSATSRCDPQTGACLCHAGWWGRSCNNQCACNTSPCEQQSGRCQCRERTFGARCERYCQCFRGRCHPVDGTCACEPGYRGKYCREPCPAGFYGLGCRRRCGQCKGQQPCTVAEGRCLTCEPGWNGTKCDQPCATGFYGEGCSHRCPPCRDGHACNHVTGKCTRCNAGWIGDRCNLTCPPGLHGVDCAQACSCHEDSCDPVTGACRLETNQRKGVMGAGALLALLLGLLLSLLGCCCACRGKDPARRELTLGRKKAPQRLCGRFSRISMKLPRIPLRRQKLPKVVVAHHDLDNTLNCSFLEPPSGLEQPSPSWSSRASFSSFDTTDEGPVYCVPHEETATESRDAEAPTGPTEALASSPAPVTTPMSAEETAPLPASSDSERSASSVEGPGGALYARVARREARPARARGEAGGLSLSPSPERRKPPPPDPATKPKVSWIHGKHGAAAAARAPSPPLSGPEAAPSPSKRKRTPSDTSARREEPGSPRARDPTPRPPGLAEEGPAFASPSPPRARARGRGPGLSEPTDAGGPPRSAPEAASMLAAELRDKTRSLGRAEGAPGAQGPREKPAPPQKAKRSVLPASPTRASPASEVAGPEKVAASAPAPDTPRKKTPIQKPPRKKSREAAGELGRAGAPTL; encoded by the exons ATGGAGGGCGCAGGGCCCTGGGGGGCCGGGCCGGCGCGGCGCCGGGATGCCGGGAGGCTGCCAtcgccgctgctgccgccgctcCTCCTGCTGTTGCTCTGGCTGCTGCCCGGCTCCGCGGCACCCCAGGAGCTGAACCCTCGCGGCCGCAACGTGTGCCGCGCGCCCGG ctcccaggagcctgCGTGCTGCGCTGGCTGGAGGCAGCAGGGCGACGAGTGTGGGGTCG CGGTGTGCGAGGGCAACTCCACGTGCTCGGAGAACGAAGTGTGCGTGCGCCCGGGCGAGTGCCGCTGCCGCCATGGCTACTTTGGTGCCAACTGCGACACGA AGTGCCCGCGCCAGTTCTGGGGCCCCGACTGCAAAGAGCTGTGTATCTGCCACCCGCATGGGCAGTGCGAGGACGTGACAGGCCAGTGTACGTGTCACGCGCGGCGCTGGGGCGCACGCTGCGAGCATGCGTGCCAGTGCCAGCATGGCGTGTGCCACCCGCGGAGCGGCGCGTGTCGCTGTGAGCCTGGCTGGTGGGGCGCGCAGTGCGCCAGCGCGTGCTACTGCAGCGCCACGTCGCGCTGTGACCCACAGACGGGCGCGTGCCTGTGCCACGCAGGCTGGTGGGGCCGCAGCTGCAACAATCAGTGCGCCTGCAACACGTCGCCGTGCGAGCAACAGAGCGGTCGCTGCCAGTGCCGCGAGCGCACGTTTGGCGCGCGCTGCGAGCGCTACTGCCAGTGCTTTCGCGGCCGCTGCCACCCTGTGGACGGCACGTGCGCCTGCGAGCCGGGCTACCGGGGCAAGTACTGCCGGGAGCCGTGCCCAGCCGGCTTCTACGGCCTGGGCTGCCGCCGCCG ATGCGGCCAGTGCAAAGGCCAGCAGCCTTGCACGGTGGCGGAAGGCCGCTGCCTGACTTGTGAGCCCGGCTGGAACGGCACCAAGTGCGACCAGCCGTGCGCTACCGGCTTCTATGGCGAGGGCTGCAGCCACCGCTGCCCGCCCTGCCGCGATGGGCATGCCTGCAACCACGTCACTGGCAAATGCACGCGCTGCAACGCGGGCTGGATCGGCGACCG CTGTAACCTGACATGCCCGCCTGGGCTTCACGGCGTGGATTGCGCCCAGGCCTGCAGTTGCCACGAGGACTCGTGCGACCCGGTCACTGGTGCCTGCCGCTTGG AGACCAACCAGCGCAAGGGCGTGATGGGAGCGGGTGCGTTGCTTGCTCTGCTCCTCGGCCTGCTGCTCTCGCTGCTCGGCTGTTGCTGCGCCTGCCGCGGCAAGGACCCCGCGCGCCG gGAGCTCACTCTAGGGAGGAAGAAGGCGCCGCAGCGACTGTGCGGTCGCTTCAGCCGCATCAGCATGAAGCTGCCACGGATCCCGCTCCGGAGGCAGAAGCTGCCCAAGGTCGTAG TGGCCCATCACGACCTGGATAATACACTCAACTGTAGCTTCCTGGAGCCACCGTCAGGGCTGGAGCAGCCCTCGCCATCATGGTCCTCCCgggcctccttctcctcctttgaCACCACTGATGAGGGCCCGGTGTACTGCGTACCCCATGAGG AGACGGCAACCGAAAGCCGGGACGCGGAGGCCCCCACGGGCCCTACCGAGGCGCTGGCGTCATCCCCCGCGCCGGTGACTACACCGATGTCCGCAGAGGAAACGGCTCCCCTCCCCGCGTCCTCTGACAGCGAGCGGTCAGCGTCAAGCGTGGAAGGGCCTGGCGGGGCGCTGTATGCGCGGGTGGCTCGGCGCGAGGCCcggccggcccgggcccggggcgaGGCCGGGGGCCTGTCGCTTTCGCCATCTCCCGAGCGCAGGAAGCCGCCTCCACCTGACCCTGCCACCAAGCCCAAGGTGTCCTGGATCCACGGCAAGcacggcgccgctgccgctgcccgTGCGCCCTCACCGCCACTCTCGGGACCCGAGGCCGCGCCCAGCCCCAGCAAGAGGAAACGGACGCCCAGCGACACGTCGGCGCGGCGGGAGGAGCCCGGCAGCCCCAGGGCCCGCGACCCGACGCCACGGCCCCCAGGGCTGGCGGAGGAGGGGCCAGCCTTTGCCTCCCCCTCGCCGCCTAGGGCTCGGGCGCGGGGTCGCGGCCCTGGCCTCTCGGAGCCCACGGACGCTGGCGGTCCCCCGCGCAGCGCTCCCGAGGCCGCCTCCATGCTCGCCGCGGAGCTGCGCGACAAGACTCGCAGCCTGGGCCGCGCGGAAGGGGCTCCCGGCGCGCAGGGCCCGCGAGAGAAGCCGGCGCCGCCACAGAAAGCCAAGCGCTCGGTGCTGCCCGCCTCGCCGACCCGCGCGTCCCCTGCGTCCGAGGTCGCGGGGCCCGAGAAGGTGGCGGCCAGCGCGCCTGCGCCCGACACCCCCCGGAAAAAGACCCCCATCCAGAAGCCGCCGCGTAAGAAGAGCCGGGAAGCGGCGGGCGAGCTGGGCAGGGCGGGCGCGCCCACCCTGTAG
- the SCARF2 gene encoding scavenger receptor class F member 2 isoform X1, protein MEGAGPWGAGPARRRDAGRLPSPLLPPLLLLLLWLLPGSAAPQELNPRGRNVCRAPGSQEPACCAGWRQQGDECGVAVCEGNSTCSENEVCVRPGECRCRHGYFGANCDTKCPRQFWGPDCKELCICHPHGQCEDVTGQCTCHARRWGARCEHACQCQHGVCHPRSGACRCEPGWWGAQCASACYCSATSRCDPQTGACLCHAGWWGRSCNNQCACNTSPCEQQSGRCQCRERTFGARCERYCQCFRGRCHPVDGTCACEPGYRGKYCREPCPAGFYGLGCRRRCGQCKGQQPCTVAEGRCLTCEPGWNGTKCDQPCATGFYGEGCSHRCPPCRDGHACNHVTGKCTRCNAGWIGDRCETKCSNGTYGEDCAFVCADCGSGHCDFQSGRCLCSPGVHGPHCNLTCPPGLHGVDCAQACSCHEDSCDPVTGACRLETNQRKGVMGAGALLALLLGLLLSLLGCCCACRGKDPARRELTLGRKKAPQRLCGRFSRISMKLPRIPLRRQKLPKVVVAHHDLDNTLNCSFLEPPSGLEQPSPSWSSRASFSSFDTTDEGPVYCVPHEETATESRDAEAPTGPTEALASSPAPVTTPMSAEETAPLPASSDSERSASSVEGPGGALYARVARREARPARARGEAGGLSLSPSPERRKPPPPDPATKPKVSWIHGKHGAAAAARAPSPPLSGPEAAPSPSKRKRTPSDTSARREEPGSPRARDPTPRPPGLAEEGPAFASPSPPRARARGRGPGLSEPTDAGGPPRSAPEAASMLAAELRDKTRSLGRAEGAPGAQGPREKPAPPQKAKRSVLPASPTRASPASEVAGPEKVAASAPAPDTPRKKTPIQKPPRKKSREAAGELGRAGAPTL, encoded by the exons ATGGAGGGCGCAGGGCCCTGGGGGGCCGGGCCGGCGCGGCGCCGGGATGCCGGGAGGCTGCCAtcgccgctgctgccgccgctcCTCCTGCTGTTGCTCTGGCTGCTGCCCGGCTCCGCGGCACCCCAGGAGCTGAACCCTCGCGGCCGCAACGTGTGCCGCGCGCCCGG ctcccaggagcctgCGTGCTGCGCTGGCTGGAGGCAGCAGGGCGACGAGTGTGGGGTCG CGGTGTGCGAGGGCAACTCCACGTGCTCGGAGAACGAAGTGTGCGTGCGCCCGGGCGAGTGCCGCTGCCGCCATGGCTACTTTGGTGCCAACTGCGACACGA AGTGCCCGCGCCAGTTCTGGGGCCCCGACTGCAAAGAGCTGTGTATCTGCCACCCGCATGGGCAGTGCGAGGACGTGACAGGCCAGTGTACGTGTCACGCGCGGCGCTGGGGCGCACGCTGCGAGCATGCGTGCCAGTGCCAGCATGGCGTGTGCCACCCGCGGAGCGGCGCGTGTCGCTGTGAGCCTGGCTGGTGGGGCGCGCAGTGCGCCAGCGCGTGCTACTGCAGCGCCACGTCGCGCTGTGACCCACAGACGGGCGCGTGCCTGTGCCACGCAGGCTGGTGGGGCCGCAGCTGCAACAATCAGTGCGCCTGCAACACGTCGCCGTGCGAGCAACAGAGCGGTCGCTGCCAGTGCCGCGAGCGCACGTTTGGCGCGCGCTGCGAGCGCTACTGCCAGTGCTTTCGCGGCCGCTGCCACCCTGTGGACGGCACGTGCGCCTGCGAGCCGGGCTACCGGGGCAAGTACTGCCGGGAGCCGTGCCCAGCCGGCTTCTACGGCCTGGGCTGCCGCCGCCG ATGCGGCCAGTGCAAAGGCCAGCAGCCTTGCACGGTGGCGGAAGGCCGCTGCCTGACTTGTGAGCCCGGCTGGAACGGCACCAAGTGCGACCAGCCGTGCGCTACCGGCTTCTATGGCGAGGGCTGCAGCCACCGCTGCCCGCCCTGCCGCGATGGGCATGCCTGCAACCACGTCACTGGCAAATGCACGCGCTGCAACGCGGGCTGGATCGGCGACCG GTGCGAGACCAAGTGCAGCAATGGCACTTACGGCGAGGACTGTGCATTTGTGTGCGCCGACTGCGGCAGTGGCCACTGCGACTTCCAGTCGGGGCGTTGCCTGTGCAGCCCCGGCGTCCACGGGCCCCA CTGTAACCTGACATGCCCGCCTGGGCTTCACGGCGTGGATTGCGCCCAGGCCTGCAGTTGCCACGAGGACTCGTGCGACCCGGTCACTGGTGCCTGCCGCTTGG AGACCAACCAGCGCAAGGGCGTGATGGGAGCGGGTGCGTTGCTTGCTCTGCTCCTCGGCCTGCTGCTCTCGCTGCTCGGCTGTTGCTGCGCCTGCCGCGGCAAGGACCCCGCGCGCCG gGAGCTCACTCTAGGGAGGAAGAAGGCGCCGCAGCGACTGTGCGGTCGCTTCAGCCGCATCAGCATGAAGCTGCCACGGATCCCGCTCCGGAGGCAGAAGCTGCCCAAGGTCGTAG TGGCCCATCACGACCTGGATAATACACTCAACTGTAGCTTCCTGGAGCCACCGTCAGGGCTGGAGCAGCCCTCGCCATCATGGTCCTCCCgggcctccttctcctcctttgaCACCACTGATGAGGGCCCGGTGTACTGCGTACCCCATGAGG AGACGGCAACCGAAAGCCGGGACGCGGAGGCCCCCACGGGCCCTACCGAGGCGCTGGCGTCATCCCCCGCGCCGGTGACTACACCGATGTCCGCAGAGGAAACGGCTCCCCTCCCCGCGTCCTCTGACAGCGAGCGGTCAGCGTCAAGCGTGGAAGGGCCTGGCGGGGCGCTGTATGCGCGGGTGGCTCGGCGCGAGGCCcggccggcccgggcccggggcgaGGCCGGGGGCCTGTCGCTTTCGCCATCTCCCGAGCGCAGGAAGCCGCCTCCACCTGACCCTGCCACCAAGCCCAAGGTGTCCTGGATCCACGGCAAGcacggcgccgctgccgctgcccgTGCGCCCTCACCGCCACTCTCGGGACCCGAGGCCGCGCCCAGCCCCAGCAAGAGGAAACGGACGCCCAGCGACACGTCGGCGCGGCGGGAGGAGCCCGGCAGCCCCAGGGCCCGCGACCCGACGCCACGGCCCCCAGGGCTGGCGGAGGAGGGGCCAGCCTTTGCCTCCCCCTCGCCGCCTAGGGCTCGGGCGCGGGGTCGCGGCCCTGGCCTCTCGGAGCCCACGGACGCTGGCGGTCCCCCGCGCAGCGCTCCCGAGGCCGCCTCCATGCTCGCCGCGGAGCTGCGCGACAAGACTCGCAGCCTGGGCCGCGCGGAAGGGGCTCCCGGCGCGCAGGGCCCGCGAGAGAAGCCGGCGCCGCCACAGAAAGCCAAGCGCTCGGTGCTGCCCGCCTCGCCGACCCGCGCGTCCCCTGCGTCCGAGGTCGCGGGGCCCGAGAAGGTGGCGGCCAGCGCGCCTGCGCCCGACACCCCCCGGAAAAAGACCCCCATCCAGAAGCCGCCGCGTAAGAAGAGCCGGGAAGCGGCGGGCGAGCTGGGCAGGGCGGGCGCGCCCACCCTGTAG